One genomic segment of Methanolinea mesophila includes these proteins:
- a CDS encoding ABC transporter substrate-binding protein has protein sequence MRYPVLIGCIFLTAVLLCGCTGTAPDDTGAPAATSGPGIVQVDAILDLTGVGSSLGESSQAALLTAQDDINRYYAGIGSPARVQVVIHDAGSDPSTALSLAGQVHAVNRSFVIGYLGSAEVSAIKNYTDANRMIAISSGSTAPSLAIPDDSIYRMISDDTAQGEFMAAYLDSEGVDVVIPVWRGDVWGDSLSNLTGSAFSARGGTALDGVRYDPSTTDYQAAVSSLDVITGEAMAEYGADRVGIYAVTFNEIGDIMGAAAETPNLSMVRWFGSDGNTLDPSLTGNSPAARFASSVNMTGMIWGIPILERDSDVVTRITARLGREPDGSAIALYDTLWVVMEVREETPGGADRDQLARSLVHHLDTYTGASGDLTVNTAGDRELASYNIVEVTRGVSGSEWKNIAQIMKGPSDIREQIVAYPE, from the coding sequence ATGCGTTATCCTGTCCTTATCGGGTGTATTTTTTTGACAGCCGTCCTCCTTTGCGGCTGCACGGGTACTGCACCGGATGATACCGGGGCCCCGGCCGCAACTTCGGGGCCGGGTATAGTCCAGGTCGATGCCATCCTCGACCTCACCGGTGTGGGATCATCGCTTGGGGAGTCATCGCAGGCGGCCCTGCTTACCGCACAGGACGATATCAACCGCTATTATGCCGGGATCGGTTCGCCTGCAAGAGTGCAGGTCGTCATCCACGATGCAGGGTCTGACCCGTCCACCGCACTTTCCCTGGCCGGTCAGGTCCATGCGGTCAACAGGAGCTTCGTGATCGGGTACCTCGGAAGTGCCGAGGTATCTGCGATAAAGAACTATACCGATGCGAACCGGATGATTGCCATCTCATCCGGGAGCACCGCACCTTCTCTCGCTATCCCGGACGATTCAATCTACCGGATGATCTCCGACGATACGGCCCAGGGAGAATTTATGGCGGCATATCTCGACTCTGAAGGCGTGGATGTGGTTATACCCGTCTGGCGGGGAGATGTATGGGGTGACAGCCTCTCTAACCTGACGGGCTCCGCCTTCTCCGCCCGAGGAGGGACCGCTCTCGACGGAGTCCGCTACGACCCGTCGACAACGGATTATCAGGCCGCGGTCTCCTCTCTGGACGTGATCACCGGCGAAGCGATGGCAGAGTATGGGGCTGACCGGGTCGGGATCTATGCCGTCACCTTCAACGAGATCGGCGATATCATGGGAGCGGCGGCGGAAACCCCGAATCTCTCCATGGTCCGCTGGTTCGGGAGCGACGGGAACACTCTTGATCCCTCGCTCACCGGAAATTCTCCCGCCGCCCGGTTCGCCTCTTCGGTGAACATGACCGGGATGATCTGGGGCATCCCGATCCTGGAGAGGGATAGCGACGTTGTCACCCGGATAACGGCCCGGCTGGGGCGCGAACCGGACGGCAGCGCAATCGCACTCTATGATACTCTCTGGGTCGTTATGGAGGTCCGGGAAGAGACCCCGGGGGGGGCGGACAGGGACCAGCTCGCCCGTTCGCTGGTCCACCACCTGGATACCTACACCGGTGCCAGCGGGGATCTCACGGTAAACACGGCAGGTGACCGGGAACTTGCATCGTATAACATTGTAGAGGTGACAAGAGGCGTGTCCGGGTCGGAATGGAAAAACATCGCCCAGATCATGAAGGGGCCGTCGGATATCAGGGAACAGATCGTTGCGTATCCGGAATGA
- a CDS encoding histidine kinase N-terminal 7TM domain-containing protein: MSFFSFTPLVYAGLIATVILVFTGILSWRFRSTIVGRVAVVILACASIYSFLLTLSLGITDPAASLALIVFELPFRLFLPILSFFFILLYIGEIQKITLRILALTSAVPLLIFATALTSPFHPFFASNLVPVVIDDRIFFSFTPGPVFWLQVIYSSVLIIAGVTLVVSRFFNSPPIYRIQITAIMAAFILPFFIHLSLIFLPGSSFAIALSLLAFVVTAAGVYIATSRYQFLTLTPVAYPTLINRMTDGVIILNIQGLIVEANPAAARILGKEREHLIGQPAGRVLPEGAQAGDGSVPQDSMTITLSLDGAPYHYDLRHIPLHDPDNLPAGTILMLHDSNVRHLTELGLRRSNEKLQLLTSIIRHDVLNTLTALVGSIELARTSGLPERSDRYLEDAERYADVLQGQIEFTRDYQTLGLHSARWQNVRSTIAADLPAQSRTIVAIDPALTEVVVFADPMFGRVFYNLVDNSLRHGGFVSRIRITGTFSGEEYLIMYEDNGTGIPSGEKEKIFDKAYGKNTGLGLFLTREILALTGITISETGMTGNGARFEIRVPRGGFRVTRD, encoded by the coding sequence ATGTCATTTTTTTCTTTTACTCCACTGGTATATGCCGGCCTCATTGCCACGGTCATCCTTGTTTTCACCGGAATCCTGTCCTGGCGGTTCCGTTCCACGATCGTCGGCCGTGTTGCAGTGGTGATACTGGCATGCGCATCCATCTACTCGTTCCTGCTTACCCTCTCCCTGGGTATAACCGATCCCGCTGCGAGCCTGGCATTGATTGTTTTCGAGTTGCCATTCCGTCTCTTCCTGCCGATCCTTTCGTTCTTCTTCATTCTCCTTTATATCGGCGAGATCCAGAAGATCACCCTCCGCATCCTGGCATTGACGAGCGCAGTCCCCCTCCTGATATTCGCAACTGCACTGACCTCGCCGTTCCATCCCTTCTTTGCCTCGAATCTGGTCCCGGTCGTGATTGACGACAGGATATTTTTTTCGTTCACACCGGGCCCCGTCTTCTGGCTCCAGGTAATCTACTCATCCGTTCTGATCATTGCCGGAGTGACCCTGGTCGTGAGCAGGTTCTTCAATTCTCCGCCGATATACCGGATCCAGATCACCGCGATCATGGCAGCCTTCATTCTGCCGTTCTTCATTCACTTAAGCCTCATCTTCCTGCCGGGGTCTTCCTTCGCAATAGCGCTCAGCCTTCTCGCTTTCGTCGTCACTGCTGCCGGGGTATATATTGCGACGTCCCGCTATCAGTTCCTCACGCTTACCCCTGTCGCATATCCGACGCTCATCAACCGGATGACCGACGGGGTGATCATCCTCAACATTCAGGGTCTGATCGTCGAGGCGAACCCGGCGGCTGCCAGAATCCTTGGGAAAGAGCGGGAGCACCTTATCGGGCAGCCCGCAGGGCGGGTCCTGCCGGAGGGTGCGCAGGCCGGGGACGGATCAGTTCCCCAGGACTCCATGACAATTACCCTTTCCCTGGACGGAGCGCCGTATCATTATGATCTGCGGCACATCCCTCTTCACGATCCCGACAATCTCCCTGCGGGGACTATCCTGATGCTCCACGACAGCAACGTACGCCACCTTACCGAACTGGGACTCAGGCGATCGAACGAGAAACTCCAGCTCCTCACCTCGATAATCCGCCACGATGTCCTGAATACCCTCACGGCGCTCGTCGGATCGATCGAGCTCGCACGAACAAGTGGCCTTCCGGAAAGGAGCGACCGTTACCTGGAAGACGCGGAACGTTACGCCGACGTCCTCCAGGGGCAGATCGAGTTTACCCGGGACTACCAGACGCTCGGTCTTCATTCCGCACGGTGGCAGAATGTCAGATCCACGATAGCCGCGGACCTGCCGGCGCAAAGCCGCACCATAGTCGCCATCGACCCTGCGCTCACTGAGGTCGTTGTGTTTGCGGACCCCATGTTCGGAAGGGTCTTTTACAATCTGGTCGATAACTCGCTTCGTCACGGGGGATTTGTATCCCGGATAAGGATAACGGGAACGTTCTCCGGAGAAGAGTATCTCATCATGTACGAGGATAACGGTACCGGGATCCCGTCCGGTGAGAAAGAGAAGATCTTCGATAAGGCATACGGGAAAAATACCGGCCTCGGGCTGTTCCTCACGCGGGAGATCCTTGCCCTCACGGGTATCACCATTTCAGAGACCGGGATGACCGGGAACGGAGCCCGGTTTGAGATCCGCGTCCCAAGGGGGGGTTTCCGGGTAACCCGGGATTAA
- a CDS encoding ABC transporter substrate-binding protein, which translates to MKRAFILLLVALAGITLLSGCVNSPQGEPAPVVTPLPPEEKPHYNIGIDADYPPFTYRDSTGNFSGFDIDSARWIAEREGFTVEFVQIPWDTIIPTLQDGRIDMIYSGMAITPERQKEVNFTIPYYTVNTSMAVRSGSNITLQDLYDGRIRVGTQSGSADVTWVESTLIRTGKMPAAYLVLYPDLVTLTGGLLEGQIDASLADTPSQERLIAGKDLVIVGEIPTDDRYAVAVRKTDPKLLSTMNDGLRRLMADPHWQVLLNNYGLSP; encoded by the coding sequence ATGAAGAGGGCCTTCATTCTTCTCCTCGTCGCCCTTGCAGGGATCACCCTCCTTTCGGGGTGCGTGAACAGCCCGCAGGGCGAGCCTGCTCCGGTCGTGACACCGCTTCCGCCGGAGGAAAAGCCCCATTATAATATCGGGATCGACGCCGATTATCCACCTTTTACCTACCGCGACAGCACGGGAAATTTTTCGGGTTTTGATATCGATTCCGCCCGCTGGATTGCCGAACGCGAAGGATTTACCGTGGAGTTTGTCCAGATCCCGTGGGATACCATCATTCCCACCCTCCAGGACGGCCGGATTGATATGATCTACTCCGGAATGGCTATCACTCCCGAGCGTCAGAAGGAAGTCAATTTCACGATACCATATTACACCGTCAACACGAGCATGGCGGTCCGTTCAGGCTCCAATATCACCCTGCAGGATCTGTATGACGGCAGGATACGTGTAGGCACCCAGTCAGGGTCGGCGGATGTGACCTGGGTCGAGAGCACCCTGATACGGACCGGGAAGATGCCTGCCGCATACCTTGTCCTCTACCCGGATCTCGTCACTCTCACCGGGGGTCTCCTCGAGGGACAGATCGATGCATCGCTTGCCGATACGCCGTCACAGGAGAGACTGATCGCGGGAAAAGACCTGGTGATCGTGGGAGAGATCCCCACAGACGACCGGTACGCAGTTGCCGTCCGGAAGACCGATCCGAAGCTCCTGTCCACGATGAACGACGGGCTTCGCCGGCTGATGGCTGACCCTCACTGGCAGGTGCTTCTTAATAACTACGGGCTTTCACCATAG